From Danio aesculapii chromosome 18, fDanAes4.1, whole genome shotgun sequence, a single genomic window includes:
- the LOC130245663 gene encoding pro-adrenomedullin-like encodes MKSMLQKAFLWCMLTTLLPCITSAKPLNGDGLRRFSVWLQSRVKRERSESDVTDLLTQRNCDTESLVPQHRNVRVKRTDPAYSIKRVERAGCNLATCSVHELAHLLNIMHAKTNNAPTDKIGSNGYGRRRRRSLPSNHPALTFHEGRLQLAWVRSILKGN; translated from the exons ATGAAGTCCATGCTTCAAAAGGCTTTCCTATGGTGCATGTTGACCACACTTCTGCCGTGCATCACTAGTGCAAAACCTCTGAATGGAGATGGTTTGAGAAG GTTCAGTGTTTGGCTTCAGAGTAGGGTGAAGAGAGAGAGAAGCGAGAGCGACGTGACAGATTTGCTGACTCAGAGAAACTGCGATACAGAGTCACTGGTACCACAGCACAG AAACGTGAGAGTAAAGCGGACAGATCCAGCCTACTCCATTAAAAGAGTGGAAAGAGCGGGCTGTAATCTGGCCACCTGCTCAGTGCACGAGCTTGCCCACCTGCTGAACATAATGCATGCAAAGACCAACAACGCCCCTACTGACAAGATCGGCTCAAATGGCTATGGACGGCGACGGAGGCGTTCGTTACCATCAAATCACCCTGCATTAACCTTCCATGAAGGCCGTCTACAGCTGGCATGGGTTCGATCCATTCTCAAAGGGAATTAA